In Tenebrio molitor chromosome 6, icTenMoli1.1, whole genome shotgun sequence, one genomic interval encodes:
- the LOC138133211 gene encoding uncharacterized protein, producing the protein MATTEMSFTPEDVRLMWNELVALRQILRQEKKHKDDVYNHLVLNDAMITILQESQPVTDVSSPFSPAPAHSQQAEPSDSEIEMEETVEPAEEAPFTLVQGGLSKALKPFFTREVPALAPSPNHLPLIQKPDIIVNKPRGPCAWRNRPLTPAAVNKGNLRWHHPPATPRLSAPARHPRRSQTLGGPLSGFHRPLALRPVGTSPRRQGLPL; encoded by the exons ATGGCCACAACGGAAATGTCTTTTACGCCGGAGGACGTGCGACTGATGTGGAACGAACTCGTGGCCCTCAGGCAAATTCTCCGCCAGGAGAAAAAGCACAAGGACGATGTGTACAACCACCTCGTCCTCAACGATGCGATGATCACCATACTCCAGGAAAGCCAACCTGTGACGGACGTCTCGTCGCCCTTCTCACCAGCTCCAGCCCATTCTCAACAGGCAGAACCTTCCGACTCGGAAATCGAGATGGAGGAGACAGTCGAGCCTGCTGAAGAGGCCCCGTTCACCTTGGTTCAAG GAGGCTTGAGTAAAGCTCTGAAACCATTCTTCACCCGAGAGGTCCCTGCGTTGGCACCATCGCCCAACCACCTCCCGCTCATACAAAAACCCGACATCATCGTCAACAAACCGAGGGGTCCCTGCGCTTGGCGTAATCGACCCCTCACGCCAGCCGCCGTCAACAAGGGGAACCTGCGCTGGCACCATCCTCCAGCCACCCCTCGTCTGTCCGCTCCAGCTCGTCACCCTCGTCGCTCTCAGACGCTTGGTGGCCCCCTGAGTGGATTCCATCGCCCCTTAGCGCTCCGCCCCGTTGGCACTTCGCCCCGGCGACAAGGACTTCCACTGTAA